CCCCACGAGGCCGCCATGGGGAAGCACTTCGGCAAGACCGTGAAGTACGCATACCTCGACAAGGACATCGTCGCACTCTCCAGGAACGCTCCCACCGAGGTCCTCCGCCCCATAGACGAGGACATCAGGAAGAAACTCCTCTCTGATACCGCATGCGACCTGGGATATGCGTTCCTGGCGGACAGGAAAAAGAAGGCGGCCCAATACGGCTCGGGAATGATGGATGCCGTCCGCAGGATCTGCAGGTCGGAAGGGTGCACATACAACGAACTCGTGGCCAAACTGGTGAAGTCGGTGAGATGATGGCGAGACCGGAGAATTACGAACGTCAGCTGAGATGGATCAAGCGCCTGCAGATACACGGCATAAAACTCGGATTGGGGAACATCACCACCCTCCTGCACAGGATGGGCGACCCCCAGAACGATTTCCGTTCGATACATGTGGCAGGCAGCGACGGGAAGGGTTCCACCTGCGCCATCATCGCCTCGATACTCCGTGCGTCTGGTTACAGAGTGGGAGTTTACTCCTCCCCCCATATCCTCAGGTTCAACGAGCGCATGTCCATTGACGGGGATTACATCTCGGACCAGGATTTTGCCCGTGCCGCCGCCCGCGTCAGGCACTTCGTGGACGATCTGGCGGAGAGCGACATCGTATGCACGCAGTTCGAGGTCCTGACGGCCATGGCCTTCGACTATTTCCACACCATGGGTGTGGATTTCGCGGTGGTGGAGGTGGGCATGGGCGGACGCTTCGATGCCACCAACGTCATAGTACCGGAGGTATCTGTGATCGGAAACATCAGTCTGGAACATACCGCGTTCCTTGGTGATACGATCGAGAAGATCGCCTTCGAGAAGGCCGGGATCATCAAACACAGGATACCATGCATCACGATGAATCCGTCTCCGGCCAAGGATGTTATCGCAGATGTCGCCCGCGGACTGGATTCCAAACTCACCACGTTAGATCCGAATGATGTCGAAGTTCTGGAGAACCTGCCCACCGGACCTAAGTTCAGATTCAAAGGAGAGGTCTACAGGGTATCCATCCCGGGACGCATCAGTGCCAAAAATGCAGTGCTGGCACTGAGCGCTTTGGAACTCCTCTCGGGATATCAGGAGAGGATATTCCCGTACCTGAAGGAAGGCCTTGCGACGGTTAAGTGGCCCTGCAGACTGGAGCCCCGCGGGAACGGTATCCTGGTGGATGTCACCCACACCGCCGCCGGTTCCGAGGCCCTTGCCTCCGATGTCTCCGAGATCTACGGGAAGGTTGTACTGGTCTTCGGCATCCTCGAGGACAAGGATGCCGAACAGGTCTGCAGGAATCTTTCCGGGATTGCATCCGCCGCATTCGTCACCGCGCCTTCGTGCGAGCGTGCAAAATCTGCTGAAGAAACCTACCGCATCATGAAGGGCTATCTTCCCGATGCGGAATGCTGCGGCACCGTCGCAGAGGCACTTGACAAGGCCGTGAAGGTCAGAAAACTCGGAGAGAGAATACTCGTCACCGGCTCGTTCTATATGGCAGAGGAGGCTCTGCAATGGTTAAACAGGACATCACAGTGATACTCGACCGTATGTCAGAGGTCTACACCGGCGGCGCCTACCCGGGCAGGAACTCCGAGGGTCTGAACCCCGAATGGCCGTGCGACCCGTTCCACGTGCTGATTGCAACCATCCTCTCGCAGAGGACCAAGGACGACAACACCAGGAAGGCCTCCGATAACCTTTTCCACAAATATCCGACGATCGAGGCCATAGCCGAAGCGGATCCCGCGGATGTGGCCGCACTCATCCGCCCCGCGGGTTTCCCCAATCAGAAGGCGAAGGCCATCACCGAATGCTGCCGCATACTCCGCGACCAATACGGATGCAAGGTTCCCGAGGATACCGACGAGATGACCAAACTCCCCATGGTGGGGAGGAAGACCGCCGCCTGCGTCCGCAGCTATGCGATGGGGATCCCCTCGGTATGCGTGGACACCCATGTGCACAGGATCTCCAACCTGATGGGGCTGGTCAAAACCAAGACCCCAGAGGAGACCGAGTACGCCCTGATGGCACTCACCCCGAAAGAACGCTGGTCGGACATCAACCGCTACCTGGTGAGACACGGTCAGGAAATCTGCCAGCCCAACCGTCCTCACTGCGAGAAATGCATGGTGAATGACATGTGCCAGTATGCCGAAAACAGACCCTGAAGGCATCGGCATTTCCTGATTCGGTTCACACATATCCTGACAGAGTGCGGTAAAATCCACGGCCCTCCGGAAGGTATCCTGGACGAAACCCATCCTTTTTATGTGCGCGTGCGCATGCCTGGCTATGCATGAGGCCTCCGTTGTTGCAAACATCGTGGACGCTGTCCTCGAGGAGCTGAAGAAATACGACGTGAAGAAGGTCAATTCGGTGACCCTCAGGATCGGGGACCTCACACAGCTGGGAGCGGAACAGATGAAGTTCGCCTACGAGATTCTCTCGGAAGGGAACATCCTGAGCGGCTCCGAACTTATTATCGAGAGCGAGCCGGTCGTACTCAAGTGCAAGAAGTGCGGATTCGAGGGGCCGGCCAAGACGCTGGAGGGCGGAGACTATTCCGGACATTCGGTACCGGTGCTCTGCTGTCCCGAATGCAACGGCCCCGTTGATATCCTCGAGGGCCAGAGCTGCTGCGTCAAAAGCATGGATAT
The sequence above is a segment of the methanogenic archaeon ISO4-H5 genome. Coding sequences within it:
- a CDS encoding hydrogenase nickel insertion protein HypA2, coding for MHEASVVANIVDAVLEELKKYDVKKVNSVTLRIGDLTQLGAEQMKFAYEILSEGNILSGSELIIESEPVVLKCKKCGFEGPAKTLEGGDYSGHSVPVLCCPECNGPVDILEGQSCCVKSMDIETGDE
- a CDS encoding endonuclease III Nth → MVKQDITVILDRMSEVYTGGAYPGRNSEGLNPEWPCDPFHVLIATILSQRTKDDNTRKASDNLFHKYPTIEAIAEADPADVAALIRPAGFPNQKAKAITECCRILRDQYGCKVPEDTDEMTKLPMVGRKTAACVRSYAMGIPSVCVDTHVHRISNLMGLVKTKTPEETEYALMALTPKERWSDINRYLVRHGQEICQPNRPHCEKCMVNDMCQYAENRP
- a CDS encoding bifunctional protein FolC2, producing the protein MMARPENYERQLRWIKRLQIHGIKLGLGNITTLLHRMGDPQNDFRSIHVAGSDGKGSTCAIIASILRASGYRVGVYSSPHILRFNERMSIDGDYISDQDFARAAARVRHFVDDLAESDIVCTQFEVLTAMAFDYFHTMGVDFAVVEVGMGGRFDATNVIVPEVSVIGNISLEHTAFLGDTIEKIAFEKAGIIKHRIPCITMNPSPAKDVIADVARGLDSKLTTLDPNDVEVLENLPTGPKFRFKGEVYRVSIPGRISAKNAVLALSALELLSGYQERIFPYLKEGLATVKWPCRLEPRGNGILVDVTHTAAGSEALASDVSEIYGKVVLVFGILEDKDAEQVCRNLSGIASAAFVTAPSCERAKSAEETYRIMKGYLPDAECCGTVAEALDKAVKVRKLGERILVTGSFYMAEEALQWLNRTSQ